TTATCAAAGCCAGCTCGCCCTGAACGGCTTTTACTTTGCAGTCCCCTAGCTTCGAAATATCCCACCATGCTGCGTAGTGGTTACGACAGATAATGTCCTCAAAAATCACCATTCGAGGCGCAGTTGGAACGGCGGACGTGATGTCCAGTATTAGCATAACCATACAGGCGGTTATAGTAACCGCAAATACACTTGGAACTGGACCGTGGTGAGACCTCCTGTCGGCATCATTTTGCAGGGACCGATCTGATGCTTGTAAAAATGGGACTCTTTCCGGGTCTTCATTCTCCGCTTCATCAGGTGATGTGCTGTGGCTCCGATATATAGCTTTGTTCCATCGTGACTGTGAGGATTTCCATGATGCAGCCCCCCGGAATCCCTGCCTTTCGGGATACATTGTTGATATCTCAGGAATACCGGTGGCGGTTGGCAGCCGTTTATGATGGTAGAAATATCGTCAGGCAGGGTGTTATGAGATTCATGATTACGGTCGCACCAGGCGGTTTATCTAAAATATGATTGAGCCACGTGAACTCCGTTATTCCAACGGTCGTAGCGGAGATCTTATCCAAAACAAGGCATGACTGCAAGGCATGACTGTAAGGCAGGAACTAGTTTACCGATCCCTGGCAGTTGCTCCCCTTGCTGGAGGTGCTGCGTGCAAGGGCTCAGAATTATAATAAGAATAATGTATTGATTtatctactatatatacaatgTCTAAGTAGgtttattaataatattgGTAAAGCTTTTAGTATACATCTTTGGAACTATTGACAGTCTCTTATTGATTATCACTATAGGGATTAGTATTTTATAGATCATGTCAAACTTACTAGGTTTCACCGTTTCACCGTTTTGTCCTGTAAGGCTTTAGAATAGTAAGTTATTGTACGTACGTGGTAACAGACAAAACAGTATTGATTGGAGGTGCTCAGGCCGCTGGGCAATATGTCCAATCACATATACCCACGTGCAGGAAACAGTCACATGGAGGATGGCCTCCCGTGCACTATTAATCTATAGAGTTTAATCTACGGTATATTGAGAATATTCTCCGGCGTTTAGGTACCCCTACCTACGACCAATGTACACATCGTTGACTATGCTTACTAGCCCATATCAGCAACAGAACAGGAAGTTCAGGTACACGAAGCTGTCCATTTTTGTTTAGCCTCTGTCAGGACTCAGGTAGTTCGGTAGAACTTCATCCCGATCAGTCCTAGTTTCCTACTAGACGATGATAATAGCTCTGTGCTGCTCATAACATTTGTGCCTGCATGAGCATGACCACTGATTCCCGGTGTAAGCCGATCATGGTATGCATTTGATTGATTACCAACTGTGGGTGCCAGAGCTGCAAATTTATCACCGTGCATATTCtgggcaaaagaaaatgaggctATCATATCCATTTCTACTCATCATGCAGGTCGGCCTACCCCCTCAAAAGTGTCAATCACTACCAGCTGTCACTATATTGTTTCCTTCCTCGTGAGCTTTATATTCCCGTTGCTTCCTCTGATTTACTCACATTtaccaaaatcaaagaatttcttgtcttttACCAGAATATTCCACCTGAAAGTCTCATAATGGTATCGAACGAGCATGCCTGTGATAGTATGACGCCCTCAAATCGTGCTATGACAACTGAGGCTGCCCTTGCTGCCGAAAAGAACTTTTCAGCAAAGAACTACGAATCCCTTCCGATCGTGTTCGCCCGCGCCCAAGGAGCCTCTGTCTGGGACCCGGAGGGAAATCACTATCTCGATTTCCACTCGGCCTCAACCGCCCTGAATCATGGACATTGCCACCCAAAGCTTGTTGCTGCCCTGGTGGAGCAGGCTTCCCGACTGACACTTACTTCTCGTGCCTTTCACAATGATGTATACCCCAAATTTGCCGAAATGGTAACCAAGCTATTTGGCTATGACAGAGCCCTACCCTCTAGCACGGGTGCGGAAGCCTCGGAGACTGCCATTAAAGTTGCACGGAAATGGGCTTACAAGGTGAAGGGTGTGCCTCGGGACCAGGCTATTGTTCTAGGTGCGGCGGGTAACCATCATGGACGAACAGTACGTACCAACATGACGGAACTCGCAATGCTTCTCAGTGTCTAATTAACACGGCGCCTGTTTAGCTCGCGTCGATTTCCCTAGCCTCGGATAACATGTCGCGTGAAAACTACGGCCCTTTAGTGCCGAATATTAGTTGCACAATCCCGGGGACCGACAAATTGATCACGTACAACGATAAGGCGGCATTGCGGGAGGCGTTCGCGGCAGCTGGCTTCAACCTGGCTGCATTTGTGATCGAGCCAATACAAGGAGATGCGGGTGTGATAgttgcagatgatgattACCTCCGAGAGGCTCGAGCTCTTTGTGACAAGCACCAGGTCCTGTTGATCTGCGACGAAATCCAGACGGGTATTGCACGGACGGGCAAGCTACTCGGTCATTACTGGAGCGGTATCTGGCCCGACATGGTCATCTTGGGAAAGACCATGACCGGTGGCATGTACCCCGTCTCCTGCGCCTTGGCCAACGATGATGTGATGCTCACAGTCGAGCCCGGCACGCATGGGTCGACTTACGGTGGGAATCCGCTCGGCGCGGCAGTTGCTATGCGGGCTCTCCAGGTTGTTGAGGAGGAAAACTTGGTCGAGCGGGCTGAGCATCTTGGAAACCTTCTTAGAGCGGGTCTGAgagctattcaagctcaGACCCCCGTTATCGAGACGGTTCGTGGCCGGGGGTTGCTCAACGCCTTTGTCATTGACCAAAATAAGACCAATGGACACACTGGCATAGAGCTGTGCGAGGTCATGAAGGCGAAGGGGCTTTTGGTAAGTAAAACCACCTTCCAGTGGAAGGCTCATGCTAACTGGCGATATAGCTCAAATCCAGCCGAACAGGCGTCATTCGTATTGCTCCCCCTCTCGTCATCACTGAGAGTGAAATTGAGCGGGCACTAGGAGTCATTAAGGATTCCATCAACCAGCTGGTCAACGGCTCCTGTAAAACCATCTAGATGAGAATCCGCATGTTTTCTTAGGGTTGGAAATCTCAGGCCATGATAAGGGTAGATTAGTGATGTCTGAGCTCACAAGCATGAACAATGGTGACCAAGATTTCCAGTGTAACATTGAAGCTATCAACATGGTAATCTTTAGGCTATCGTAAAGAATGGCATAATCTGTCAACACTTCGCGTCAAGCTGCTATCGGATTCCGGACAATTCCCATAGCTTTGtggttttcattttcatgaAACCGCTAACATCCATCACTTCTGTCGCATCTCCGCAAATCTTGTCCTCGGTGTCTTGTGGGAAGAACATCTGGATAACCTTCATCATGGCCGTCTTATCAGACCATGTTCGTGGCACAGTTTCACCCTCCCTCAAACTTCTCAGCACGGTAGGCAATTGGTAAGCTGGTAGGTCGTGGGCCAGATCTCTCCGCAGAGACCCCAAGTCGATCTTATCGTAGCTATCATGGAATCGTACCAGTGCAGCGGTCCGGGTATCGCACTGTGGATCTTGGACTGGCAAGATATATCCCTCCGACACATAAGGCAGTGCGGTCAGCTTGGCTTCAACCTCCATTCGAGGAACCTTGTAAGTAAAGAATTTGAACACTATACTCGTGGTGGAGTTAGACAAGGATCTTCATTAGGGCGATTCGGGAGCAGGTAAACAGACAGTCCATATTTGCTcttcctttgaatataaatCGACCATTTTCTAGGGTTGCTAGGTCTCCCGTTTTGAAGAACCCTTCGGCGTCCAGGCGCTTTGCCGTAGCATCAGGAGAGTTCAAGTACCTAGTAATATTCCCAACGATCACATTAGCACTTTGTTTCACAGATCGGTGCatggaaagagagatataCCCAAGGAACATAGATGGAGTCTTAACAAGAAGCTCCCCTTGATCTCCCTCGGACAACTTCATAGTCACATGTGGAAAGGGAGTTCCCAAGTCAGCCTGTATCACGGATAGCCATGTCAGCTACCATATTGATCTCTCATTGTGGCGTATTACCTCTTCGCTCCCTATTGCCCCATCCCACATAGCTATCTCCTGCGTTTCCGTAGACCCATACAGCACCCTAAGTGGCTTTCCACCGCGCATTTCCTGCCAGAACTGCTTGACCCGACTTGAAGGCATGGCGCCCGTATCACACGCGTCTCGAATATATCGCACACCGTCAATGTAGTCTTGAATCACCTGCTCCGGCAACTTCGAAATATGACTTTCATAGTGCAGCATCATACCGTACCAAAAGGTAGGAGACAAGACAATCTTCGTTCCCGCCTGTTCACGAAGCCTTTCCCAAATGAGATTGTAATTGCGTCCAAAGTTCTGAATCTCAACGCGCACCCCAGCGAGAAGCAtctggaagagctttgtGAAATAAATCGACCAGAATGCTCCTCTCGGAATTATGCAGATATCGTCGTTTGTCGCTGGCTCTGTCTCCATATGGGCATACTTGTTGATCGTGCGCCGGGAATGGAGGACACCCTTTGGGGGACCAGTCGTCCCCGAGGTGAAGAACAAAATACTCGGAGTCTCTTCGGATACTGCAAGTGTGCTATCGAGTCTGTAGGACCCAGCGGGAGGGAGATTACTCGAGGTATGGGTGTTGCCTTCAATCGTGATGGATGGAATCTCGACTTCTCGTTGAATTTGCGTCGCAGACTCAGTCAGCTCTCTGCTAACGATCATGACCTGCGCATTGCACTGTTGAATGATATACGCTGCTTCGGCGGGCAGTGCACCGGTCGCTGTGAATGAAACTGTTAGCGGTTGCAGACTACTGTCCTACTACATAACTCACGCATTGGAACGACCACTCCACCAACCGCCAGAACGGCGATGACTCCAACAATAAATTCGTATCCATTTGGGGCAAGTAGAGCAACGTAGACGCTACCAGGCTTCCGTGATTCAGAAAGATGCAGGAGTCCTTGCAATGTTTGTTGAAGCTTCGCAATCCCGTGGAGGATTTGACGATAGCCGAACTGCGTTCCAGTACTATAATCGTCGACAATGGTTTTGCTGTCTCTTTCAATTGCAATATCAATTAGCCTCCTGAATAGGACATCGTCTGGGAATGTTGGTTTATCCTGAATTGTCATGGCTTTGGGATGGCTACGATCAGGGAAAGTAGAAAACGAGGGTTTAGAAAGGTACCGACAGGATGTAAAGTGTGTGGTGTGAAAGGCAGAAGTGACGAGCcataaatatattcttcATGGAGGACTCGGTAGAAGACCAACCATGGCTACGGCGTTCAACATTCTTGCGCTTGCACAGTTTAAGccaatttctttttcttaattcATGGGGTCACAAAGGTCTGTCTACATCTAAAAAGCGACATTCAAGTAACTTGAAATAATGGGTGGTTTGGCGAGAACTGCTCTCAGGATCCCTAGCCCTTGAGTATATCTCGTATATTGAGAACACCTAGATTTCTTATCTTCCTACAGACTATACCACCACAGCTTGGTTTCCACATACTTAATTACATCGTGAGCTGTTGCAAACGCGAGTCGGCGGTTAGCTGTAGGCTTTTCATACCAGTTAATGTTCGACATACTTGTGTTAAGTTGATcggtatcttcctcctcgatgTATACGTCGAATCTCTACACAGACCATTAGTGAGAGAGTCGGACTACAAGTGGGATATCTCGGATGGTGAACCTCGCGAATTGCATTTATCATCTGAGACTTTCCCAGATCATTCACCGTCAGATCCTTCTTTAAGTCCGCAGTTGTGGTCACCTACAAAGGTGTTACCTCTCAAGCCTGCTCCCTTCATTTTGGGTCTCATATTTAGAATACTTCCGTACCTCGTGAATGGGCACCTCAAGCTCTCGAGCAAGGAGCGCCTTGACATCACTTTCAAGACTGGCcatcttttctcccctttttttcctgGTAATGAGTTCAAAGCCAAGTGGTGAAATCGGTAAAAGGGATGTATGAAGCTGCGTTTGGCCTCTGGAAAGGTGGACAGTATATGGAAATGTACAATATAGCGCCTGAGCGAACATGCAAGCCCCGGGCACGGGTGAAAAGTGATCCAGGTTGGAAGCTCCCACTCCGGAATCCGCGGTATATATCAATGTAATAGAGGCCTTAGTATGCATATGTGCAACCTTCCATACTGGAGAACGACTGGGCCCCATTTCATGCCAGAAGTTTGTCCTAATTTTCGAGATTTACATCACTCAAGTTACCGTGCGATCTAGCCCAGCTCTCAGATGATCCATTTCCTAAAATGTGCAGACTAAGGTGATTGATGAGACCTCGGTTGCATCGATGACTTCGCTGTCATAGTTACATTTGATAGCCTGCATGCCACATCATCCAAGGAACGTGTCCCACTGACCAATGAGTCACCGTTTTTCCCTCCGTCTTGGTGGCCATTCCGTCCATACGCCGCATTGGTATACGTTTGCAGGGAATCAGTGGCCGATGTGCAAATAGCATCAATGTCCCCATGAATTATGAACGCATTCCAGCCCATATCGATTCTAAGCTGGAGGGCAGCGGGAGAGATGCCGAACCCCATAATTGGGAGATTGTTCACCTTGGCTGCATCGCGGATCTTTTTCAGGGCTGCAAGATATACTGGTTCGTCACCGTCGAGAGATCCATGGGACGGCTTCATGCACATTCGTAGATCCCCGGTACCAATGAAAAGACCGTCGACTATAAAGAGATGAGTTGTATTAGCATTTCGATCATGCAGACATGGGATGCTAGTAAGGGAATACAGGGCACGGACCCCCAGGGACTTTGCAGATCTCCTCGACATTTTCCAGCCCCTCAAGGTCTTCGATCTGGCAGAATACCGCTACATGGCTGTCCCATACATCATATGTGCTTTGCCCTATCGGTGTCCGATTCTGCTGTTCGCCAATCAAGGCCGCAGGAGGAAAACTGCGGTCGCCCATTGGGGGAAACCGACACAGGCGAACGAGTTCCTCGGCCTGTTTGGCATTCTGAATGTGAGGCATGACGACGCCCCCTGCTCCAGCCCCTAAGACATAGTTGTACAGTTCCGGAGAGCATCTTGGTATTCGCACGAAAGGTACCATGCAACCATTCGACTGGTACTGAATTGTCCGAACAAGGCTGACAAGCAGGGTTGCGTTGAGAGGTGCATGTTCCTGTTACTCCTCACATCAATAGGCAATTTTCATGCTACGACTGAGGATGATCATCCGAAGCAGAAATTTACGTACCGCatccaagaaacagaaatgaaACGGCGTGGCAGCAATGATTCGGGCGGCTTCTGGATGGGGAATCCGGCAGCCGGTACCCCAAAGAAATTGCCCGGAGTTCAGCATTGCCTTGAAGTTCGTAGGCTGAGCGAGACTCATGGCGTTGTAGTCTTTTGTGTTGAGCATTTTGGTTTCTTTACGGAGTGTGCTTTCGAAGAAGGCTGGGGCTGTCATGAGAGTGACCGATGTGAGCTTCAGGTCACTGAAGCTGACCTCGCGCTTCAGGTCTCTTTTTATGTCACAACCAGGAGTTCCGATGTTGATGGCCTACGCACGTATCACTCCTCTGTGCATAGATCTAGAGCTTGCGGTGCATACAGATAGATTGGTGCAGCCCGCCATTACGGAATGGCAAATTTGACTGAGAGAGTCATACTGCAGATGTACAATGAAAAGCATGCGTGACTCAGTTTAACAATACAGGTGCGAAGTGTAGTCCTCGAATCACTGTTACATGGTGGGAATCATTGACGTAGTCATAGAGATTAAGCTGGGTAGAAGCCCCCACTCAATAATGTGCATAAATTCGAACACTTGAAGCACCTGGAAATGGCCCAGCTCTGACTGAAATTACCTCCGTAAAGCTCATCATTTGGTCAACATCATATTCAGTTTTTGTCGATTTTACATCTCGCCGACTAGGGCTCGCATTATGGCATCTTGCGAAGCCGCTCAACAGGCGGACCTTAAGTCGATCTCACTAGCCGGGTTGCTGAAAGGGGATGCCGACACTGCAAATGATCTTGTGTCTGCctgcaaagaaaaggggtTCTTTTATCTCGACTTTCGTGATCCCTCGACGTGTGGGACTTTGACACAGGTCGATGAACTCATCGCCGTTGGGAGGTCAGTTTTCAAGCTTtcactggaagagaaagagcagTACAGCACTGAAAAGCATCTACCGTCGAGACTTCAAGGGTAAGTTTTGTTTACCAGTCTTCCCTGCGACTGCTTTCAGAGGAGTCTCTGACATATCTCATAAAAGTTATAAGCGAGCTGGCTGCTCTGTCGGACCATtcgcagagaagaaggatggctATGAGAGCTTTTCGGTATGATTGTCGGGAATGTCGGGTTAAGCGCCATGGAATGATCTAACTTGAATCCTTTCAGATCCATAACAACGGCATCTGGGGCAATGACACATTGGAGCTTCCTCGGGCCTTTGAGGAGAACTTACCACTCATTGAGGCTTGGATGGGAGATGTTCACGGATACACCGAGTGTATTCTCTCTATCCTGTCAAAAGCTCTCAACCTTTCTGATGACCTGAAGGACTGCCACCGCAAGGATGCTCCCTCATCAGCTAACATGGCTATGCTCAACTACTTACCGTGGGGCAGCAGCACCGAAAAGGTTGGAAACATGGCACATACCGATATGGGAACCCTGACTGTTGTGTTCACCAAAAATGAAGGCTTGCAAGTCTTCGAACCCCAGACTGAGCAGTGGTACTATATCAAACCTCGTCCCGGACATGCAGTTGTCAACGTCGGAGACTCACTGCGGTTTCTATCCAACGGTGCATTGGCTTCGAACCTACACCGTGTTGTACCACCAGCGAACCCGGAAGGACTCGACAAGTTCTCCTGCATCTACTTCCTACGCCCGGAGTTCGATGCGAAGTTCACCTCGCATGATGGAAGGGAGATGAACAGCGTCGAGTGGCATAATCAGAAATATGCTCTCTTCCGAGAGGCAAGCCTGGATGCTAAGCAGCACGGGGCTATGCTGACTGGTCGTAATGGGTATCTTGGTGCCACGACCCAAACTGTTTAGCCCTGGTACCAGGATTGAGACGTGTTTCTCATTCGATTCAATGTTTGATCAAagtcttctgtttcttgagTTAGCTTAGCTTCAGATATATTATTAGTGGAGGTGCGGTCGAATGAAGGGTAAGGATATAGGGTCAGTAGCCGTCGATATTCTGTTTCTGTAGATCAATCATAGTGTAGCATCAAGTTAGAACTTGTTGGATTTTGTGCCAAGGTCGACTCCGGAGGGACTTCCATGTGACCAatgaacaagagaaaaaggatttTTTTCGTCAAGATAGTATCACCGAAATGCAAAATGAATAGCAAACCATGCGCAAATATAGTGCATGCAAATCCCTTCTAGAGCATGACCGGTGAGGTGTTCTACCGAATCACCAAAGTATCGCCAGATTTGATGGAAGGAATGGTAACCTGCGATCTTAGCCTTAGCATCATGCAACCCATGTAGACCAAGGCTTAGTGAGTTCAAACCAGGGCTCCATCGCGGGGACTCCGAAGAGTCATGGCCGCGTACAACTGCCTCACGACCAGGAATATAGTCGTGGGGTTCCTGACTGCTCGTACCATACTGTACCTTAGTAACATACCGTAACAGAAATTCAACTCAGCCAGCCACGAGTTCAGTATGCAGTTGCTAGCTGACCCCGCGTAGACCCACTTATACATGATTGTTGGGATAAATTCAGGCGTATGTGGGTCTCCTCTCCCACTGAAGGAATGAGATAGGTCCAAAGCAACACGGCGAAGCACTGACACCAAAACCGCTAGTCGAAGAACGAAAACTGCCTTTATTGTTGCTCAACTCACACCAGGAATTCGTTTCCCAGTATGGACCGACGGCAGTGAGAACGTCATTCGTGAGGGGATATGGAAGTGGTGAATGTACTTCAGTGGACGAAGGTGTGAAATGTCTTTGTACTCAAGGAAAATGGTCTGAAAGAAGAGATGCTCAATCAGTTTTGACTCCTGGATCCAGGAAGGTTATATTGAAAGTGGATCATGAAGTTTTTCAAGAGCATGGCTGACCTTAAATATCATGTCCCAGGGTCATGCTCTTATCCCTCCAATCTCAATGCAGAAGTTGAGAACGTCTAGGGCTGAATTGGCCGACTGGAAACTGTCACGCGAAAGGATCTTTATACCCTTCGACATCATCGAACCAGATATTGATTgttgtctcttcttctggtttcaCTTTTAACCCCCCACCCCTCCCAAGACCATGACAGTCAACAAGAGTCTCCTGCATCTCGACACGCAGGCTGTTCGAAGGCAGTTTCCAGGCCTTGAGAAAGGCGCCGTTTGCTTAAACAATGGATCAGGTGCTCTGGTTTATAAAGGTGCAATCGAAAGGTACTGCCGGATTGCTGTCATGACAGAGAGATACAACGCCGCTAACACTTCAGCACACAGTATCGTTCGGACTATGTCTGCTCCCCACATGAACCTCCGTGGGCTCGACTCGAAAAGCATGGTTGATGTGAAGGAACGGACGGCACAATATGCGAAGCTAGCTTCATTCATGAATGCGGACCCGGATGAAATTGGTAAAAGTGGACCTATCTTGGCCAATCTTTTCTAGAGCCAAGACTCTATTGATAAAAACTTTGAATGCTATTGCTAACTTCTGTCCTGTGGTGAATAAAGCCTTCGGCCCTTCTACGACAGGAATGCTACGGACACTCACCAACTCCCTTCGACCAAACTTGAACACGGACTCGGAAATTATAGTTTCGGTCCTTTGTCACGAAGCTGGCAATACCGCCTGGGTTGCTTTGGCACAGAGCCTTGGTATCTCCATCAAGTGGTGGGCTCCAGAGGGCGGCATAGGAAACAACAGAGATCCCAAGCTCTCCCTGGACACACTGCGACCCCTCCTATCCTCCAAGACAAGACTCGTCTGCTGCGGACATGTGTCCAACATTACCGGGACTATCGAGCCCATCAAAGAGATTGCAAAACTTGTCCATACAATTTCAGAGGCTCTGATCTGTGTTGACGGCGTGGCCTGGGCTCCACATCGCCCGATCGACGTGAAGGATCTAGACGTAGACTTTTATGTGTTTAGCTGGTACAAGGTTTTTGGCCCTCACATTGCACAAATATATGCTCGACGAAAGGTTCAAAAGCGATATCTGACCAGCCTGAACCACTACTTTTTTGACCCAACAGCTCTGCATGTAAGGTTAGGACTTGGCAACAGCTGCCTCGAGCTGGAGCATGCTGTGACGCCCATCATCACCCACCTCGTCGACCATGTGGGTTGGGATGCTATCATTGCCCATGAAGAGCTGATTACggcagagatattgggctaTCTGACGGCTAATTCTGATCTATATACAGTTTATGGATGTGCGACGGCGGACGCGAAAGCGAGGGTTTCTTTGATTAGCTTTTCGGTGAAGGGACTGGCGTCTGACAAGGTTGCAGAGGTCATTCATGAAACATCAAACTTCCGAATCATAACGGGCGATTGTTGGTCTCCTCGTACTGTTCATGATGTTATCGGGTTGCCTGACTATGGCATCCTTCGGACAAGCTTAGTACATTACAACAccgtggaggagatgagggCGTTTACTCAAAAGTTAGATCAGGTGGTGCGTTCCATGAAGTATGAGACCTTGTCCTCATGAAGAAAAACTGGCCATTGCTTGGTCGAATTTTAAATGAAATGGGAATGCGACCACGGGGAAGCTTTTCAGAATGCCTTCGGATGACCGTGAGCCCAGAATATATTTAGCTAGTATGGTGTAGAGAAGGCCCGTACGATACATGCCAACCATTGAGATAAACAGAATACAAAACCCTTGATTAATTCGGGTACACTCCCCTGTAGTCATCTCGAATATCTAAGAGTACCGGGCCTTGGAAGCATATGAATGCGTAAGAAAGCATCTGGATGAAATTACTACGCAAACTACACTTGTTATTTGTTCGCTGCCTGGTTCTGGCGCCTACCGAGTTCGGCCGAACAAGGGTATAATTTGGTTATTCTCGAGCAGCCATATCGTGCGTGTATATTCTGTAGGTGGGATCAGCTTGTGTCTTTCATTGGGTCGTATACACCATGCTTTGATGCCCAGATATTGTCTCCATATGCACATCCGGTCACGCACTAGGTGAGGTCCAAATTTTCGAGATAAATTTGGGCTGAATTTAAGAGTATGGAATTTCCCtgatgaaaaagaagttTCAATTCCAATAGCTAGGTTTATTTCCATATCAACTCAAAATCTGTACTTCATCATGACCGTCGCTGAGACTGCTCCCCCAGTACCAAGTGGCCACAAAAAAGGAGTCACTGAAGGTTCATTACTTAGGGAGCCTTTGGAACTGCGCGGTCATTTAAATCAATTCAAGTCATTCTATGTCACCCCAATAATTGGAACTGAATTTCCTGATGCCCATGTGGTGGATTGGTTGAAAGCTCCTAACAGCGACGAACTTCTGCGCGACTTAGCCGTTACCAGTATGCAAATCAACCTTATGTGTTATATCCCAATCCTAGTACTGATACCTATTGTTAGTCTCTCGCCGTGGAGTGGTGTTTTTCCGTGCGCAGACCGATCTCACCGATGAGCTTCAAAAGGAGCTCGCCCAACGTTTAGGTGTCCTAACAGGCAAACCCGAGTCCTCGAAGTTGCACATCCACCCTCTAACGAACTACAACCTCGACAAAGATCCAGAGCTCAACGTCATCACAACTGACAAAGCCGCCAACCCTGCCGAGGACCTTTGGAAGAACCGACCCGCCGATATCAGAAACAGCTGGCACACCGATACTAGCTACGAGCCCAACCCCGCTGACTACTCTATTCTAAAGCTCATCAAGCTACCTGAGACTGGCGGAGGTATGTATGCCTTCATGCCTTCCAGAAGCCCCATCACGAGTGCCGACCATCGAGATTTGATGTCCTAATGCTTCCCATCTAGATACAATCTGGGCTTCCTCCTGCGAAATATACGACAAGATATCCCCCGTCTACCGGAAGTTCCTCGAAGGCCTAACTGCCACCTTTGCCCAGACTCGACTCCCAGTCACCGCGGCGGAAAAGGGGTTTAAGCTGTACTCGGAACCCCGTGGATCCCCGAACAACATCGGGACATCGCTCAGCGCGGTGCATCCGGTGGTTCGTACCAACCCTGTTACCGGTTGGAAGAGTCTGTTCGCCGTTGGGAACCATGTTGTGAAAATCAACGAAGTAACTGCGGATGAAAGCCGGCGGCTACACGATTGGTTTCTCCAGATGATTGTTGAAGAGCATGATACGCAACTGAGACATCGGTGGCAGAATCCATATGACATTGGTAAGATCTGCACATGTTTCTTGCATCAGTGATCACGGGCATCTAACTCTCTGCAGCTATCTGGGATAATCGCACTGTTTATCATA
The sequence above is a segment of the Aspergillus oryzae RIB40 DNA, chromosome 3 genome. Coding sequences within it:
- a CDS encoding uncharacterized protein (ornithine aminotransferase), whose protein sequence is MVSNEHACDSMTPSNRAMTTEAALAAEKNFSAKNYESLPIVFARAQGASVWDPEGNHYLDFHSASTALNHGHCHPKLVAALVEQASRLTLTSRAFHNDVYPKFAEMVTKLFGYDRALPSSTGAEASETAIKVARKWAYKVKGVPRDQAIVLGAAGNHHGRTLASISLASDNMSRENYGPLVPNISCTIPGTDKLITYNDKAALREAFAAAGFNLAAFVIEPIQGDAGVIVADDDYLREARALCDKHQVLLICDEIQTGIARTGKLLGHYWSGIWPDMVILGKTMTGGMYPVSCALANDDVMLTVEPGTHGSTYGGNPLGAAVAMRALQVVEEENLVERAEHLGNLLRAGLRAIQAQTPVIETVRGRGLLNAFVIDQNKTNGHTGIELCEVMKAKGLLLKSSRTGVIRIAPPLVITESEIERALGVIKDSINQLVNGSCKTI
- a CDS encoding uncharacterized protein (predicted protein) — protein: MEVEAKLTALPYVSEGYILPVQDPQCDTRTAALVRFHDSYDKIDLGSLRRDLAHDLPAYQLPTVLRSLREGETVPRTWSDKTAMMKVIQMFFPQDTEDKICGDATEVMDVSGFMKMKTTKLWEFFNVTLEILVTIVHACELRHH
- a CDS encoding uncharacterized protein (predicted protein), producing the protein MTIQDKPTFPDDVLFRRLIDIAIERDSKTIVDDYSTGTQFGYRQILHGIAKLQQTLQGLLHLSESRKPGSVYVALLAPNGYEFIVGVIAVLAVGGVVVPMLSFTATGALPAEAAYIIQQCNAQVMIVSRELTESATQIQREVEIPSITIEGNTHTSSNLPPAGSYRLDSTLAVSEETPSILFFTSGTTGPPKGVLHSRRTINKYAHMETEPATNDDICIIPRGAFWSIYFTKLFQMLLAGVRVEIQNFGRNYNLIWERLREQAGTKIVLSPTFWYGMMLHYESHISKLPEQVIQDYIDGVRYIRDACDTGAMPSSRVKQFWQEMRGGKPLRVLYGSTETQEIAMWDGAIGSEEVIRHNERSIW
- a CDS encoding uncharacterized protein (predicted protein); its protein translation is MAGCTNLSAINIGTPGCDIKRDLKREVSFSDLKLTSVTLMTAPAFFESTLRKETKMLNTKDYNAMSLAQPTNFKAMLNSGQFLWGTGCRIPHPEAARIIAATPFHFCFLDAPCSDNSVPVEWLHGTFRAGAGGVVMPHIQNAKQAEELVRLCRFPPMGDRSFPPAALIGEQQNRTPIGQSTYDVWDSHVAVFCQIEDLEGLENVEEICKVPGGPCPVFPY
- a CDS encoding uncharacterized protein (predicted protein); translation: MASCEAAQQADLKSISLAGLLKGDADTANDLVSACKEKGFFYLDFRDPSTCGTLTQVDELIAVGRSVFKLSLEEKEQYSTEKHLPSRLQGYKRAGCSVGPFAEKKDGYESFSIHNNGIWGNDTLELPRAFEENLPLIEAWMGDVHGYTECILSILSKALNLSDDLKDCHRKDAPSSANMAMLNYLPWGSSTEKVGNMAHTDMGTLTVVFTKNEGLQVFEPQTEQWYYIKPRPGHAVVNVGDSLRFLSNGALASNLHRVVPPANPEGLDKFSCIYFLRPEFDAKFTSHDGREMNSVEWHNQKYALFREASLDAKQHGAMLTGRNGYLGATTQTV
- a CDS encoding uncharacterized protein (selenocysteine lyase), which encodes MTVNKSLLHLDTQAVRRQFPGLEKGAVCLNNGSGALVYKGAIERYCRIAVMTERYNAANTSAHSIVRTMSAPHMNLRGLDSKSMVDVKERTAQYAKLASFMNADPDEIAFGPSTTGMLRTLTNSLRPNLNTDSEIIVSVLCHEAGNTAWVALAQSLGISIKWWAPEGGIGNNRDPKLSLDTLRPLLSSKTRLVCCGHVSNITGTIEPIKEIAKLVHTISEALICVDGVAWAPHRPIDVKDLDVDFYVFSWYKVFGPHIAQIYARRKVQKRYLTSLNHYFFDPTALHVRLGLGNSCLELEHAVTPIITHLVDHVGWDAIIAHEELITAEILGYLTANSDLYTVYGCATADAKARVSLISFSVKGLASDKVAEVIHETSNFRIITGDCWSPRTVHDVIGLPDYGILRTSLVHYNTVEEMRAFTQKLDQVVRSMKYETLSS